From the Calliopsis andreniformis isolate RMS-2024a chromosome 4, iyCalAndr_principal, whole genome shotgun sequence genome, one window contains:
- the Tyn gene encoding trynity isoform X1, producing MGSSAIGTTAAVAASVMLLTLVSVAETALARTAFEKLTDYDYRGTTYYTVRNLSLYECQGWCREEAECQAAAFSFVVNPLAPMQDTVCQLQNETAATNPAAQPQRAVNMYYMTKLQIRSENVCLRPWSFERVPNKMIRGLDNALIYTSTKEACLAACLNEHRFTCRSVEYNYLTLQCHLSDSDRRTTGQYVQFVDAQGVDYFENLCLKGKEACKSQRIFQIPRIGVADDKVAQYAGLHYYTDKELQVQSETACRLACDIENEFLCRSFLYRGAPQGSAYNCQLFHLDHWTLPDGPSAYLNAERPLIDNGERVGTYFENYCEKGTGPVNDPLPVVFDTTEDPTINNLTRNDINCDKTGTCYDVSVDCKDTRIAVQVRTNKPFNGRIYALGRSETCNIDVINSDLFKLDLTMSGQDCNTQSVRDGFQTGIYSNTVVLQHHSVVMTKADKIYKVKCTYDMSSKNITFGMMPIRDPEMISITSAPEAPPPRIRILDSRSREVETVRIGDKLTFRIEIPEDTPYGIFARSCVAMAKDSKSTFQIIDDEGCPVDPSIFPSFTPDGNALQSVYEAFRFTESYGVIFQCNVKYCLGPCEPAVCESERESMESWGKRRRRSIANASEEKAEDMTLSQEILVLDLGDEKQSEFLKSDASIDFNEADKTVTIVEPCPTKTSVLVLGVTCALLVLIYISTIFCYYMKKWLSPRKMMP from the exons ATGGGCTCGTCCGCGATCGGCACGACGGCGGCTGTGGCAGCGAGCGTGATGCTCCTGACCTTGGTCTCGGTCGCTGAAACTGCTCTGG CCAGGACAGCGTTCGAGAAGCTGACGGACTACGACTACCGTGGAACAACGTACTACACTGTGAGGAACCTGTCGCTGTACGAGTGTCAAGGATGGTGCAGGGAAGAGGCAGAGTGTCAGGCGGCTGCCTTCTCCTTCGTCGTAAATCCTTTGGCGCCGATGCAGGACACTGTCTGCCAACTGCAGAATGAAACAGCCGCGACGAATCCCGCGGCACAGCCACAGAGGGCTGTGAACATGTACTACATGACGAAACTTCAGATCAGATCAG AAAACGTTTGTCTGCGACCATGGTCCTTCGAGCGAGTCCCGAACAAGATGATCCGTGGCCTGGACAACGCGCTGATTTACACGTCGACGAAGGAAGCTTGTCTCGCGGCTTGCCTCAACGAGCACCGTTTCACCTGCCGTTCCGTGGAATACAATTATCTGACTCTACAATGTCATCTCAGCGACTCTGATCGAAGAACGACTGGTCAGTACGTGCAGTTCGTGGACGCTCAAGGGGTGGATTACTTTGAGAATCTCTGTCTAAAGG GGAAAGAGGCCTGCAAGTCTCAAAGGATTTTCCAGATACCCCGAATCGGCGTGGCGGATGATAAGGTTGCACAGTACGCGGGGCTACATTATTACACCGATAAAGAACTCCAGGTTCAAAGCGAGACCGCGTGCAGATTGGCTTGCGACATCGAGAACGAGTTTCTTTGCAGATCCTTCCTCTATCGAGGCGCCCCTCAGGGATCGGCTTACAACTGCCAGCTGTTCCATTTGGATCACTGGACTCTTCCCGATGGCCCTTCGGCGTACCTCAACGCAGAGAGGCCTCTGATCGATAACGGGGAAAGGGTTGGAACGTACTTCGAAAACTACTGTGAAA AAGGCACAGGTCCAGTCAATGACCCACTGCCAGTGGTCTTTGATACCACGGAAGATCCTACCATAAATAATCTGACGAGGAACGACATAAACTGTGACAAAACTGGCACTTGCTACGATG TGTCGGTCGACTGCAAAGACACGCGAATCGCAGTCCAAGTTCGCACGAACAAGCCCTTCAATGGCCGTATCTACGCCCTCGGTCGTTCAGAGACATGCAACATTGACGTAATCAACAGCGACTTGTTCAAGCTCGACCTGACCATGAGTGGCCAGGACTGTAACACTCAGAGCGTG CGTGACGGTTTTCAGACTGGGATCTACTCGAACACGGTCGTCCTTCAGCACCATTCCGTGGTGATGACCAAGGCCGATAAGATTTACAAGGTGAAATGCACCTACGACATGTCCTCGAAGAACATCACTTTTGGGATGATGCCTATCAGGGACCCGGAAATGATCAGCATCACCAGTGCACCGGAAGCCCCTCCACCAAGGATTCGCATCCTCGACAGCAGGTCCAGGGAAGTCGAGACTGTCCGCATCGGAGACAAGCTCACCTTCAGGATCGAAATCCCGGAAGACA CCCCCTATGGAATCTTCGCTCGCAGTTGCGTCGCCATGGCAAAGGACTCGAAGAGCACGTTCCAGATCATCGATGACGAAGG ATGTCCAGTCGACCCATCGATCTTCCCTAGCTTCACACCAGACGGAAACGCGCTGCAGTCTGTCTACGAGGCGTTCAGATTCACCGAGTCTTACGGCGTGATCTTCCAGTGCAACGTCAAGTACTGTCTGGGGCCGTGCGAGCCG GCTGTCTGCGAGTCGGAGCGCGAGTCGATGGAATCGTGGGGCAAGAGGCGTCGAAGGAGCATTGCGAATGCCTCGGAGGAGAAGGCGGAAGACATGACGTTGTCTCAAGAGATCCTGGTTCTCGACCTTGGTGACGAGAAGCAATCGGAGTTCTTGAAGAGCGACGCTAGTATAGACTTTAACGAAGCTG ATAAAACTGTGACCATAGTGGAGCCCTGTCCGACGAAGACGTCGGTGCTGGTTCTGGGAGTGACGTGCGCTCTTCTTGTTCTGATTTATATCTCCACGATATTCTGCTATTACATGAAGAAGTGGTTGTCACCGCGCAAAATGATGCCGTGA
- the Tyn gene encoding trynity isoform X2: MIRGLDNALIYTSTKEACLAACLNEHRFTCRSVEYNYLTLQCHLSDSDRRTTGQYVQFVDAQGVDYFENLCLKGKEACKSQRIFQIPRIGVADDKVAQYAGLHYYTDKELQVQSETACRLACDIENEFLCRSFLYRGAPQGSAYNCQLFHLDHWTLPDGPSAYLNAERPLIDNGERVGTYFENYCEKGTGPVNDPLPVVFDTTEDPTINNLTRNDINCDKTGTCYDVSVDCKDTRIAVQVRTNKPFNGRIYALGRSETCNIDVINSDLFKLDLTMSGQDCNTQSVRDGFQTGIYSNTVVLQHHSVVMTKADKIYKVKCTYDMSSKNITFGMMPIRDPEMISITSAPEAPPPRIRILDSRSREVETVRIGDKLTFRIEIPEDTPYGIFARSCVAMAKDSKSTFQIIDDEGCPVDPSIFPSFTPDGNALQSVYEAFRFTESYGVIFQCNVKYCLGPCEPAVCESERESMESWGKRRRRSIANASEEKAEDMTLSQEILVLDLGDEKQSEFLKSDASIDFNEADKTVTIVEPCPTKTSVLVLGVTCALLVLIYISTIFCYYMKKWLSPRKMMP; the protein is encoded by the exons ATGATCCGTGGCCTGGACAACGCGCTGATTTACACGTCGACGAAGGAAGCTTGTCTCGCGGCTTGCCTCAACGAGCACCGTTTCACCTGCCGTTCCGTGGAATACAATTATCTGACTCTACAATGTCATCTCAGCGACTCTGATCGAAGAACGACTGGTCAGTACGTGCAGTTCGTGGACGCTCAAGGGGTGGATTACTTTGAGAATCTCTGTCTAAAGG GGAAAGAGGCCTGCAAGTCTCAAAGGATTTTCCAGATACCCCGAATCGGCGTGGCGGATGATAAGGTTGCACAGTACGCGGGGCTACATTATTACACCGATAAAGAACTCCAGGTTCAAAGCGAGACCGCGTGCAGATTGGCTTGCGACATCGAGAACGAGTTTCTTTGCAGATCCTTCCTCTATCGAGGCGCCCCTCAGGGATCGGCTTACAACTGCCAGCTGTTCCATTTGGATCACTGGACTCTTCCCGATGGCCCTTCGGCGTACCTCAACGCAGAGAGGCCTCTGATCGATAACGGGGAAAGGGTTGGAACGTACTTCGAAAACTACTGTGAAA AAGGCACAGGTCCAGTCAATGACCCACTGCCAGTGGTCTTTGATACCACGGAAGATCCTACCATAAATAATCTGACGAGGAACGACATAAACTGTGACAAAACTGGCACTTGCTACGATG TGTCGGTCGACTGCAAAGACACGCGAATCGCAGTCCAAGTTCGCACGAACAAGCCCTTCAATGGCCGTATCTACGCCCTCGGTCGTTCAGAGACATGCAACATTGACGTAATCAACAGCGACTTGTTCAAGCTCGACCTGACCATGAGTGGCCAGGACTGTAACACTCAGAGCGTG CGTGACGGTTTTCAGACTGGGATCTACTCGAACACGGTCGTCCTTCAGCACCATTCCGTGGTGATGACCAAGGCCGATAAGATTTACAAGGTGAAATGCACCTACGACATGTCCTCGAAGAACATCACTTTTGGGATGATGCCTATCAGGGACCCGGAAATGATCAGCATCACCAGTGCACCGGAAGCCCCTCCACCAAGGATTCGCATCCTCGACAGCAGGTCCAGGGAAGTCGAGACTGTCCGCATCGGAGACAAGCTCACCTTCAGGATCGAAATCCCGGAAGACA CCCCCTATGGAATCTTCGCTCGCAGTTGCGTCGCCATGGCAAAGGACTCGAAGAGCACGTTCCAGATCATCGATGACGAAGG ATGTCCAGTCGACCCATCGATCTTCCCTAGCTTCACACCAGACGGAAACGCGCTGCAGTCTGTCTACGAGGCGTTCAGATTCACCGAGTCTTACGGCGTGATCTTCCAGTGCAACGTCAAGTACTGTCTGGGGCCGTGCGAGCCG GCTGTCTGCGAGTCGGAGCGCGAGTCGATGGAATCGTGGGGCAAGAGGCGTCGAAGGAGCATTGCGAATGCCTCGGAGGAGAAGGCGGAAGACATGACGTTGTCTCAAGAGATCCTGGTTCTCGACCTTGGTGACGAGAAGCAATCGGAGTTCTTGAAGAGCGACGCTAGTATAGACTTTAACGAAGCTG ATAAAACTGTGACCATAGTGGAGCCCTGTCCGACGAAGACGTCGGTGCTGGTTCTGGGAGTGACGTGCGCTCTTCTTGTTCTGATTTATATCTCCACGATATTCTGCTATTACATGAAGAAGTGGTTGTCACCGCGCAAAATGATGCCGTGA